The Tachyglossus aculeatus isolate mTacAcu1 chromosome 12 unlocalized genomic scaffold, mTacAcu1.pri SUPER_6_unloc_2, whole genome shotgun sequence DNA window TTTGGATGTGCACATTTATGTTTGTTAATGTGCATGAGTGTGTGTTTTCATgtgttgatgtgtatatagttgtaCGGTGTTGCGGGGTCGATGGGAGCAGGCCCTataacattgccaacttgtatatgttgccaacctgcacttcccaagcgcttagtacagtgctctgcacacagtaagcgctcagtaaatacgattgaatgaatgaatgaattgcctggaCATGACACCGGCAGTATTGTGCCAGGGCCCTGAGAGAAGACGTCCTGAGAGAAAAGACAGGACATatttgcatgtgtgtatgtgtatgagtgtgtgttttTGGTAAGGGGTGACACAACATCTGGCAATTTCTAACGGCAGGGTCCTCAGTGTAACACATGGGAGCAACCTGGGAGCAACCTGCCCCTGGGGGGTGAGGCCTGTAGGAGTTGGTGAATAtagtgggggagagtgggaggggagagtctGAAGGGATCTGTGAACAGGAGGCTGGAAAAAGGAGGGGATAGAACAACCCCTCGGGCACTCGTTGCACTTGGTGTGCTTTCAGGACATGGACCCACACCATCCAGGCCAGGGCATAGGTGGGGTGGGGATTGGCATCCCAGTCCAGGAGTTCTATGTAGGGTGAAGTGGGGTGGGCTTTGGCAAGAAGATCCACAGAGGGATGAATCCATGCTCCGgcttacccttgactcctcccttccccttgcctgcaGGAGACCCAACCCCATCATAGATCAGCAGAACAAATCCACCGTGACAGAGTTCAGCCTCCTGGGTCTGTCCAGCCACCCAGAGTTGCAGCCTGTCATCTTTGCCCTGATCCTCACCATGTACCTTGTCAACCTGGCCGGAAACAGTTTGATCATCACAGTTGCCTGGACTGACCCCAAGCAGCAGACCCCCATGTATTTCCTGCTCAGCCAGCTCTCCTGCGTGGACGTGGCCTTTGCCTCCATCACTGTCCCACAGTTCCTGGTTCACACTTTCTCCAAGCGTAAAGCCATCCCTTATGGCAGCTGCTTTGTACAGATGACCTTTTCCCTGTCTGCGGGCAACATGGAAGGCTACCTACTGGTTACCATGGCCTATGCccactatgtggccatctgcaggCATCTGCACTGTGCGGCAGCCATGACCCACGGGCTCTGCGTGTGCTTGGTGACTGGGTCCTGGGTTCTGGTGACCCTCCTCGGTGCCCTGCATGGCATCCGGTTGTCCCTGGGGTCCTACTGCAACAACCCGATCCTGCACTTCTTCGGTGACATCACCTTCCTGGTGTCACTTGCCTGCCCCAAGCCCTTTCTTAACGACCTCGGTGCTTTTCACCGAGGGCATCGGAGTGGTCATCTACCCTTACCCCTTCATCTTGGCCTCTTATGCCCGTATAGGGGCTGCCGTGCTAAGCCTGAGCTCAGCTTCCGGGCTACGCAAGGCCGTGTCCACCTGTGGCTATCACTTGCTAGTGGTGACACTGTTCTATGGCACGGTGATATACCTGTGTTTCCAGCCCCCCGGCCACTCCAGCCTGGAACAACCGgcacgttgccagcttgtacacgGTGGCATTGCCCATGCTGAACTCGCTCATCTATAGCCTGCAGAATCATGATATCCAGGGGGCTATGCCGAGGTTTCTGAGGAAGGACCTTCGGGGGCCCAGCTAATGGACCAAACCCTGATCAGTCCCACTTCCCCTTTTCCTGAGGCCTGCATGTCCTCCGACcgcttgagcccactgttcatgGCAAGGCAGAACACCAGAGTTGGTATAGAGCCCCGGGTTGGTCAGACACAATGGTCTGACCCTCTTTGGCTAATCTCGATCCTCGAATAGATGGAATCCACAGTTTGGAGGGAACATGACGAATTTCTGGCCATTCTTCGCGGGTCTGGGCCCTTTCTCCACTGGGATCCGACTTCCACAAATTGCCTTGGCAAGGACAGTTGGGAAGGGTGCGAGCACCTAAACTGAGTCTAGGGGCAGGAAGTAAACCCAAGAAGTGTCAGCTGAAGTGGTCACTGCCAGGTTCTCTTATCGGAGGCCACAGCTGGACACCAGAAATGTAGCTGGAGAAGGAGGCCAAGGTCTTTTATCCACAGGCAGAACAACAACGGGAATCAGCTGTGTTGAGGTCTAGAAGGGGCGGGcatggtgggaggggagaggaatgagagccAGGAGGAGCAGTTTGAAATTCTACAACCTGACCCAAGTCTTACATTGGGGTGTGGAAGGTCAGGAGAAGGAAGCCACCCGGACCTCCTAGCCCCGGAGCTATTTCCCTGTCCATTCCAGGTCCCATCTCCCAGCTTTGACTTGCCCGGCCTGGATGATGGCTGGCTTCAGGGGTTTTTTCCAAGGGCTCACAGTGGCTTGCTGAGaacgagcacttaatacagtactcggtGCTCTGGAGGCGCTCATCGCCTACCATTATTTGATCAAGAACGAAGGAAGGGAACATGCAgaagctggttcattcattcattcattcaatcgtatttattgagcgcttactgtactaagcgcttgggaagtataaatcggcaacatatagagacggtccctactcagcaatggggtcacaatctagaagggagagacagacaacaaaacaaaacaagtagacaggtgtcaataccaccagaataaatagaattatagatgacaGCTTGCTTCAGTGGGTTCTTTTAAGGGCTCAGAGTGGTCTACTGAGaaagagcacttaatacagtgcgctcATCGCCTACCATTATTTAATCAAGAACGAAGGCAGGGAACCTGAGGAAATTGGTGGTTCGCGGATTCTCCACTAAAACCAACCACTCCCCAGTCTGGCCTGTTGCTGTCTATAAGGAGCTCCCCACTCTGGGTGAGAACATAGATGGGCCCCTAAGTGTCGGGTCACATCTCCCAACATGCACTGCTCTCTCCTCCCTACTGAGTAGCTATGGAGGGTGTAGTGTCTCCAAAACctaccccaccacacacacctcaACTAACCTCTTAGCTGAATCTTACTCTGGCCTTTCAACTCCGTTCCCTCACCTACGCTGTTCCCCCATTTTGGAGCACCCTTCTTCCCCAGGTTCAGCAGATCACAGTCCTCTCCACAGTCAAATCCTCGTGAAGACCTACCTCATTCAACaagacttccctgatttattCCTGCATCCCAGGTCTTATAAACTCAATAGTCATTTATAGCACTTGTGTTTCATTCTTTTACTTTGCATatacagtcattcagtcgtacatTCAATTACTTTCATAGAGTAGTTATAAATACTTGAATGTCTGCTCTaacattagagtgcaagctctttatgggaagggaacgtgttgcttgttttgtagtttccaagcagttagtatattgCACTGaacttcaataaatattatgactGTTAATACAGCCGGTGCCACCCTGCTCTTTGGGTGGCTGCTGCCTGGCAGTCCGCAGAAACTCGTGGTTTCTTCCAGCCCTCAGGCACAGGAGGCCGTGACCCAGAGAGGTCCATCAGTGACCCAGGAGGGCCCTAGTTGACGCTGCCATTTAGGAACCCACAAACCCTGCTCCCACCATGACCCTGCTTTCGGGAATCACTGCTTCAGCCCAAGGGAAAGCTGACCTATTGATTTAGTATATATGGCATCATCAATATTGCTGTTTTCAaagcatgggaagtaca harbors:
- the LOC119921377 gene encoding olfactory receptor 1361-like; this encodes MERGPQCNTWEQPGSNLPLGGHGPTPSRPGHRRPNPIIDQQNKSTVTEFSLLGLSSHPELQPVIFALILTMYLVNLAGNSLIITVAWTDPKQQTPMYFLLSQLSCVDVAFASITVPQFLVHTFSKRKAIPYGSCFVQMTFSLSAGNMEGYLLVTMAYAHYVAICRHLHCAAAMTHGLCVCLVTGSWVLVTLLGALHGIRLSLGSYCNNPILHFFGAAVLSLSSASGLRKAVSTCGYHLLVVTLFYGTVIYLCFQPPGHSSLEQPMESTVWREHDEFLAILRGPQKLVVSSSPQAQEAVTQRGPSVTQEGPS